AGGGAAGGATGGGAGGATGCTCTTCATCAAATTGTGCAAGCTAGATTGCGACAATGTCAATCAATGTAGCGCAAGTTGATTGGCCCCCTGAGGTTCGGGAGGGGAGGACGATTAACCATTACACCTCGATATGCACAAAAGGCTATGATTAGAGTTGGAAAATCGAGAGGTTTTGGTGGGTTGGTTggagtgtgacaccctctaccccgacatacatataaataaataaaacatgtaaaaatattgataaaaatattcacGTGGGTAAAAGATTCACATTCATTTCACTATTTACCAAATgagacttattaaaaacatattcgaCTCAAAACAAGAccatcaaagtttacaaaaaatgttttgttaaatcagtgagataaaataaaataaaataacatcatgcaattaaaatagaaCTCATCCtcaatgtcacatcttatcagagcattgtgtcccaatGTCTTCTGACACGagattctttaaagtcatccacctagttatctgctcccacaaacacaaggttcaagatcatcacagaatccaaacacaaatagcacacaagGAATgagttatcataaaaaataaacaacaaaacaaataaacaagacataatcaaaataaattatggaaatatttataacataactcaacttaatacaaccCATGTCACTTCAAcactttatctttaaaatttgtttttcaatcactaatcacattacacatgaacacACACTCGAGTCAAAACGCAATAACActaatcaatttcataataaactattagcaagcgttatgcaacaattatactaagactcaagcctacatgcaatgtggtaccatgttagtgaaaaactaCCCTGGGGCACTtaagagtacataacaagacacaccacacaataggtatgtcaggtcactctcactaagtaaaatcatatgGTGACCAgtcaggcttaaaggagcactcaaactgagTGTCTTTACCCCAAGGCTTAGTCTCCAAAAAAGCCATTAGGGCCtgaccttcctgattcaggtccaacccctaaaatattttattttttttgcaagcAGACACTactcatgacctcacactcatatttcaaacatgtttaatacATTGCGCTAGAATTTAACActagttcctaaataggaacttacactttctctttaacactgcacataaacatttttctcaatataaacactggtcgggttattgtataattcacagctcacaacacaattattgtcacatcaagagttaaacacacacacacacacacacacacacacacacttattcataaCCAAATGTCatgcccacaatttaacatctcataatatcacaATTCACCATCACAGGTTTACATgcatctcacaaattaacacatgtttaactttgtacttatactcgatttcaacaataatattataagcaGACACTACTcataaattatacaatacccatgacctcacactcatgattcaaacatgtttaacacattgagctacaatttaacactgattcctaactaggaaacctacatttttcctttaacactgcgcatcaacattTTTCCCAAGATAAATACTGGtcgagttattgtataattcacagctcacaacacaagtaatctcacatcaagtgttaaccacacacttattcacaactaaaaCTCATGTTCACAACTTCACATCTCATTATGTCACAATCAACCATATCATGTTTATGtgtatctcacaatttaacacattcaactttgcacttatactcaatctccacaacaatattataatctcaaagtaatatattattctacaattcatcatatatttaaatcacttattcacaactaaaaCTCATGTTCACAACTTCACATCTCATTATGTTATAATCAATCATCTCATGTTTATGTGTATCTCGCAAtttaacacattcaactttgcacttatattcaatctccataacaatattataatctcaaagtaatatattattctacaattcatcatatatttaatttataatttatatataatttcaatcacaatttcataatcctaatataattatttattacattaaacttattgaaaacacaaacaaattatacaaaaatatttttcaatccaCGGGGAGTAAAACTCcttaaacaatttcacataatcatacaagaagaatttcaatacaataaacatccaaaaataaatcacaatttgatcatttaagaaCCCCTATACATGTTCATTTTAACCCCAATTGTAATAAACTCATTCCTTatctctaagcgggctcacgtgtgtattctGACAGCGATAGCAGAATCTCTAATTGCTTCAtgagattcctcaagcttttcctctaaTTGTTTTGATAGGGTTTCCAATCGTTAGAAAGAGGAGAATgaattgaagcctccattcTACTGTCTAGTGTGATGAACATTTTTCTCTTCATAgatataattttacaaatcCCAACGATGAAGATGTGAGGAAAATAATCTGGAATCACATATCTCATTTTCATGATAATTCAATAACTAACGAGTCCGAAATCATAATTTTAGTGATATAGTTCAATAGCTCGTGATTGTTGGAAATACTCTATTATTTGAACACTAAAATAAGCTTGGCTAGTCATCCTCGGTTGTTAAAGTATAGATTTAAACCacctaattttaatttcaatttgtatattttatccCCAGTCACTTTGGGTCCTTAGTACGCCACTTATAATTGGGATGGGAGAAAAGCGAAGAAAAAACCGCATAAGAATTCACTAAGAATTCTAGTGAAGGCAAAAAAATGTGGAATTTTCTTGCGAAGTTGAGTTTGGGCTTTTCCATGTATATGACAATGGGTAATAAATATGCTCTGAATTTGCACtgaacaatttaaaaattgttcAATAATCCTTTTGtgtaaaacattaaaaacttcattttttttcttttttcttttggaaaacttttaaaatgaaagattaaTAGAAGAAATTTCCCCCCTCTAAAACAAGGGATAAAAGAAAACTGGAAAGATCAGtattatattatgtataaaattgatatatattgtattaacttaaattaataaattatataagtataaattttaattataaaataataaaattaatcaattgaCCAAtctgataatttaaattttttataacaaaataatagtaaaatttttaaaaatttaataatatattgtacgtaacaatgataattataaaaaaaaaccgaaACAATGAgacataacaaaaaataataattataataactgTCTAAATTTTGATAATGTAATAGTGTCACAAATTACCATTGTCAAGACTCGTAATTAAAGtaataatttagtaatataCAGCGTTCacatgtgaaaaaataatttatttaattttaatttttttactaaattttcttagatcaatcacaaattaaatattacggGTGAGATTAATTTTTACTCACAccggtaagaaaaaaaattatggttgCCACACGGGAAAACTTAACAAACTCGTTGTTATTAATCTGATCACtgctttcttttcctttaaatgtttgtttattttatctatatgaaaaaaaatatcatacaaGCAgcacacaaaataataattaatgcgttaaaattaaagtaaaattatttgaatgatACATGAGTTTGATTCATAACATCACATATCTTGCATGCACATCAGACTATTAACAAAAGACTCTGAATGGCTTTACGCAGGTAACCCTTGTGCATTATTTCACTTAAGTAGATACAATTACATTGTTTTCTTAATAGTCTTCTTAATTAACAAGCTGAAAGTAGTAAATACGAAAGATAACGTAATAACATCCATGGAAACTATAATACAAAGAGCAATGATCATATCAGAGCtccttaattttttcaatttggcaATTCTTTTTTAACCAACTATAGGTGGGTTCActggaaattcatttttaacCAACTCCAAAGGTGTTTTCACTGGCACTTCGTTTTTAACCAACTCCAAAGGTGCTTTCACTGGAAATTCTTTTTTAACCCAGTCCATATATCCTCCTCCCATGTTGCTCACATCCTTAAATCCCTgttgattaatattaaatttatacaatAGTTGGTCTTCGgatcaaattattttcacaaaCACAAAAGCAAACTAAAGGaagaagggaagaaaaaaatagcacGTATTTCTagaatttgaaatatatttctcAAGTTGAGAAATGTTAGGATTTAGGAACAGCATCTGACATATTCCTGTAAACACACTACTtctagttatttaaaatttattaaaaattataaaatcaagaaaaaaaaatcattaaatataacGAGTAATccacaaaattttatcatttttaataaattttaacatagtCCAGTCAAAAGATGTgttcttttaacatttttctagTTGACTAGAATTAATACTTACTTCGGTCAGAAGATCCGCAGTTGCATATAGAGATCTCACTCCACTTTGACAACCCTATAACAATACAGATTTGTTTcatacaaaagaaagaaagaaactttAGCCTTAATAACCAGCATCCAAGAACAGGTAGAAGGCATTGTTTTGTgtcacaaaatgaaaatttttaagTTACCACGATGATGTGATCTTCTTTCTTACAAGCAGATGAAACCTCCTTAAGAAATTCTGGATTCTTCACTCTGCCTGTtctccaaaacacaagatttgaCATTCTAACACTAGATTTTAATTTGCAATTGCCAGAAGCATCACTACAATTTGCAATTGCCAGAAGCATCACTACAATTTGCAAATTCCTTACCTTCCGGTGTATTAAACATGTACGGAATGTTAATGATCTTCTCTGCATCCACATGTCCTTTCTGGAACTCTTCCACCGTCCTattataaattaccaaaagatttaagctttttgaaaaaataattaagtaaatgtAATTAAACATAGACCCAGAAGTTCaaccaataaattaattttccttATTAATTCTCATCCAACTAAAGAAAAAGCAAAACATTAATTTGCTACCTGACATCCAGATAAACATGACTGGTCTGGATCAGATCCTTGGTTGCATGTACATCAACTGTGACAACCTCGGGTCCCGAGCtacagaagaagaaaacaaaaagaaatagtcATCTAATCCTCATGGAAATAAAGACAGCCGCACAAACACCATCCATGATGAAAAATGCTTCAATTGAACAAAAGATTTAAACATAAGAATTTACATATACATGGTCGTTGAGAGATAGAAAGAATGAGATAAGTAATTATACAATGGAGGgagataaaaagaagaaataatattGTACAAATTTATTGTATGAATAATATGACTATCAGTTATGCTACATGTAAAGGgtatattcaacaaaaaaacatgTAAAGGGTATGACTCGAaactatatataagaaaaataataattaagccgCAAATAAGAATGTTTAAGAGAGAAGTAATCCCACAAACCTCTCAATTCCAATAGAACCCATGACGAGAAATGTCTTTGGTGCTGCTTATGTATGTACCTGGACCAGTAATGGTTTTATGGTGCAACGTGTTGTGTTTGCGAATGTAAAGCTTCCAACATTTTGTGTGAATAGTTTGAGTGGACCTTTGCTTGATTGCTTTTTAAAATGAAAGCCATCatctaaagaaaaagatagcGATATTAGCTGCGGGGTGTGTGTCGGATTCCATTTTAGCAATCTTCCCAATCTCTTTCAAATAAATTGTTTCAAACGGTTTATtagttaaagtaattttttgtcatttgtGTGTATTTCAAATGGATTGATGTgacttgaaaatattttgatttatgtattatttaataatataatgtcAAATAACTTATATCATCATAAGcaattcatttcatcaaatttaataaaatattatctaattaattttatacttatttaataaaatattatctaataaaataatataatctaatTATATCTAATGTattctcttaattatttttaatctaacaTTAGAATAAGTATATCttcatatttgaaatttaaataaaaaaataattatcattaatcaacattattacaaatatttaaattttttattataataaaaggaagagaaataaaTCTTATGCAATTTATTCAAAtgtatttaagtaaaaaaattcaatacaataacaattaatttaatttataatattatttcatatgcaatatttttgtaataaaagtatatttaatcaattaatattaaattttttatcatataattatgttatttaaccttattttataaatattaattaacaaaattttcatatataaagttACTAAGCATagagataaaatattattgtataataaatatattaaaaattaaaatttaattaatttttagcataaaaatttcaattatataatataaatattattaaaaatagcattcaatcataaaattattttatacgattttaaagtaaaaatgattttataggattttaaattaaattaatatcataaatttttatacaaaataatattataaattaaattaattttatagtgtTGAAATTTTTTACATGTGAATAAATTACATAAGATTTGTTTCTCATActtgtttccttttattataataaaaaaattaattatttataattatcttgATTAAAACATatgtgataataataattaatttattcaaattttaaatatgaaggtatattttttctaattaccttaattatatttaaattatttttatgaattaaaaaatggaaaagaaatatttacaattatttCCATCAAATgcacaatattttctttctgacttgttgtttactataaagaaaatctaagataaagataaaaaaaataaatatttgtaaattttgttaGATATACCTGTTCTAATCTTGATAAAagatatacatattttaatgtgggataaaaaataattcggAGATCaatttattagatataattaGATCATATTATTTCgttagataaatttaaaatttattagataatatttaattataattgattaatttaaaattgattagataatattttattaaatttgattagatgagtacaaaactaataatagcctttcaaattgatttggcTCAAAGTGAggaaaaatacattttagaaGATAAAGTACACTTACAAATCGTTAATTGgagattataattaatttaaaatttgggtTAGTTACTTTTTGGTACATATAAAACagggaaattttaattttggtactgacaattttttttaaatacctaATGGAATGTTACATTATTAAGttcaaatcatttaaaaattgttgacttaacaaacaaataattttcaaGGCAtgtaccttttaaaaaaaaattcaaattttgagttTGGACCCTAAAAAAAGTTTGACCAAACTCATAAAACTTTTTGAAAGACTTTTTTTAGGTATTAAAAAcagaaattggaaaaaaaatctttttttatgacAAGGTTCATAACAATTGTCTATGTAACATGTCACCTCACATGTTTACATGAATGTCACTTCATTGTTTAATgacaatgattaaaaataaaacaacaaatttatgaaaaataaggtTGGATGAAATATTTTTGAGAAACTAAAAGTGAAATCCATATAaaattagggactaaaaagttaattaattcaataaaaatttgtcaagtacaaaataaaaaaaataaatttaggtaccaaaatatataaaattgggaagaaaaacaaaacttttacTTTATTAGAGaccaacaacaatttttttatggagACTAAACTCAAAATTTGATCctttatcataaaatatatatatatatataaggttattttttccttttttttttatttgtatgaatTGAATATACTTAGAATAACTTGCACTCATTCAACTGAGATATATCCCTtagtcatatttttctttttttaaaattcctttgataaattttttaaaaaacgcaGAAATGAGTAAATCGTGATTTCAAAGTGtgactttaaataaaaattcattttttgaaacaagattttttaaaaaaaatttatagtagCAACCTTTATTCAATTCCATTGCAACGTAATTGGAAATATAGTGTGGCATACACGAGAAAACATGAGGGCTAGGATTATTAACAAATGTCCTAGCTAGAGAATGATGCACCTCATTTGCACGTCTTCTAACAAAcagaattttatatataaggaGAGGTAAAATAGGAGTATAGGACTGTAGTATAGGATAACTTAATTGGCGACGCAGCATAGTTTCAATGTGTTctattcactttttattttatcacgTGTTATAATGTGTTAAATGGATTCAAGGATAAACATGGCTGAGGAGCCTTGGTACAGTGTATGGTAAGATTTTAAACTTGGAGGGTCAATAAATTGTGGTTGTTGTCATCAGATGAAAGGTAAAGAGTAAATTCCCTGCGCGTCACATCTATCGCACTCTCCGAAACTGAATTCCCCTTCCTTAACCACATTTATGGAGTATTGaaacaaaagaagtaaaaagTTGCTGATGTAAAAAGCTATGAGATATTGCAGCATACAAAAAACTATATCTGTGTTGCTTCAATGCTATTGACCcctaaaatttatgaataaaaaacagaacacatgagtttatctcttttgctTTAGCTTTCaaaccaattaaaataaatatttgttgacACTTATCAAACCAATCAAGCTAAAATTTAATAGTTGTTGGTGATGGCACCTGAGTGATGCAGAATGATGAGGCAAGAGTTAGACTCAAGATGTGTGTTAGACACATTTTTCTtaagaatttatatataatgcCCAGTTGGTCTGATTTCATGCCAGATCTTTGTCTCTTGCTAGCTAGTTTAACCCATCTTATCTCTCGTAgatatataaactttttgagAAAGGCTAAACTACTCAATGTGAGATTTGAAACTTTTGAAATACTTCACAAGACACAACAATCCCCCACATATTTCAAAAGGTTTTAAAagggaatttttttaaaaaaaaatattttaaaaggataaaaagagaaaaaacaaaatttttggtTAGGATATAATGTTTCGGCTTGGTGTACCAAGTTATATGAACCAATCCTAAATTGATGGAATGTAATGCATAGCGTAAGTGGGTGTAGCAAGCTATATAAATCAAAAAAGCTTTATATATGTTAGTGGTTTACTAATCACATTACACCCCCACAATTCTTATCGTTATTTTGCGCTAATAGGTCATCCGTGCGTTTGGTACTCATGAGTGCTCTAAAGATTTTGCCATAATCTCATACAAGCAGTCTCACTTGACACTTATATAGGTGATTTCATATAGTGTATATTGCAAATCATACACCACCCATAAGGGAtatgaaaatcattaaaaactTTATATGTTGTCAAGCTTTCTCTCAATCACATAAAGTTTAATCTCTCATTAATGCAATGTATCTAACACTTTCTTACACCATAGGAATggactaaaattatttaattttagtgcTAGCAGAACTAACAAGTGATTTGTTCTGACCTATATGAACCTTCTTCATGGGACCTCCAATTACAAAGGTTGTTTATTTCAAGTGACTTAAGTCTCATTCCCCTCAATGTTTCGTATATTAGTTTCTTTTCTAAGGGTTTCGTTAGAGGATCTGTCAAATTTCCTTCTAACTTCACTTAGTCAATGGTAATTGTTCCATCCTTTAGGAATTGTTTTACCACGTTATGTCTCAATTTTATATGTCTATTCTTTTTCCATTAAAGGTTTTGTTTTTCGCGATGGTCATCACTAATTGGTTATCACAGTACATTGACACTGACAAGGTTGGTTTCATTCCCAAAGGAACATAggctaataattttttcaaccaCTTAGCCTTACTATCAGCCAACTCTAGAGCTACAAACTTTGATTCCATAGTTTATCTTGCAATTATGGACTATTTTGTTGATCTTCATGCAATCGCACCACCGCCAAGTGTGAGCACATAACTACTAGTGGATTTTGTCTCATCTAAATTGAAGATCCAATTAACATCACTGTACCCTTCTAGTACAACAGGAAATCTACTATACTCAATACCATAGTCTTCATCAGAACTATAAGTATATTTACTCAATCTGCCTATTACATATGCAATTTCTGATCTTAAAAAGTTCATTAGATGCAGTAGACTCCCAATAATTTGAGCATACTGAGTTTGGTCAACATAGtctcctctgtttttttttttcaattgtgaGTTAGCATAAGGAGTACTCACTAGATTAAGGTCATAGTAACCAAACCTAACCTCTTAAGAAATTTCTCAACATAATGTCCTTGGGATAGTATGATAATGTTATCTTTgtattgtaaaatttaattaagttacGGAAATCAAATTCCGATGTAATTGCTTAAAGACGAATGAAGGAAACGCTTCGAAAACAAGTaggatatgtaaaaaaaatcgaGAAACTTGATTATGCAATTGAaagaacttattttatttaagaatgtTGTTTTCGATAACTTTATTAACACGTGGGATTGGAAAGTGCTGGAAAGTAAAGTATTTTCGACAAATCAAAGTACCATCGGTTGCGGAGAAGTTACACAAAGACAAATCACTAATATTATATCAATGTATTTAGAAATATTGTAATACACGTGTTGAAATCATGTAATTTGactattattattgtaaatctataaataaaactacTAATGGCTAATTTCAGGAGGTTAATACACAATCATTTTATTCCTCAAAATATCAACATACCTACATTGAAATTGACTAAGGTTCAGCAGGTCATTGTATATGTATTCTATCATTTTTATGAATtcatgtttgtttattttattatacatttataaaTCTTACTTTTTCCAATCtccatttcttttcaaaatcttACTTTTCTAatccctattttttttattattatcaaaattacttaaaaactaattattgaATCGAAAATACTTTTATCAAAAGTTATTCTATTATCTTATGAATTACAACCtaattataactaaaatgaatatatttatcaaaattattatcgtaatttacattaaatattaaataattatctatTAAGTTAAAAATGATGAACTTGCTTATTTGACCAAAAagaattcataataaaaaatagattctATGTCTCACTTTTAAACacttatttgttaataaaaccATTCAGTGAAAATTCCTTTACtatcttgaaaatattttcctttcgAGGAATAAATACAATTTCTATGATTAACAAATTGACACACCCGGTGGGATTAGTTTGCCAAAATTTCCATCTTAAGAACAAGTCATAATGAAAGTTGTATATTGTTAAGAAGTGGtagaataacaaataatagtCGGAGAAATCATAGAAATAACAACAATGATAACAATAATGCTACAAACACTTCCACCAAAAATTCTACATAAATTCAAATCCTTGTGACCTTGCAGTGTCACAAGTTCAAATCCTACATACTGTCTCCCTATTGGCAGATGTTAGACTGCATACACATATGATAGGAGGGGCTCTTGGCCCAAAATAAAATGGTCCAAGGACTATATAGGATAgagttaaaattatattttataattgtagtttttattttacttgtttTAGAATAATATGAATTTGGCATTTGGATAATTATTATCCATTGATATCATTTAAGACTGTATAAATATACTCATCTTTACCTATTATAATCAATGAATGAAATATctgaaattttatcttattctcTTTAGTCTTTTATATAGCTTTAGTAGTAATCTTTAGGTTATTTGCAGAAGATATAGAAAATTGCTATATATCAGCATACCCTCCCTAAACCTCACTAGGCGGCAGCCTTGTGCACTGGGTCaccctttttatttaaaagaaaatgatgatgtTATCTGCTCCTAGATTTTGGTTGAAACACTATAGTTGATCGTTTCAAAGACTTAGGATTTTCATTATTTCTAAATATTAATTCTGGGCATTTCCTTTTCAGTGTAATGCTTATAAATCCATTATGTCTTCTGCAGGTAATTGGCCATCAGAAGATGTTCTTGCTCTCTATTGCTTGTCACATGAAGATATATTCAGGTTTGAAAACtgtattttgttctttcttgaAGATTTTACTCTGAGTATAGCTAGCATCTTTTCACTGTTATTTTTCTGTTACCTTTTgctggtataattttttttatatatttttttatcattggtgTGCATGTAAATTCTTTTAGGTCTAAAAAAGTTATTGAGCTTGGTTCTGGCTACGGCTTGGCTGGATTTGTTATTGCAGCTGCTACGGAGGCAACGGAGGTTGTAATCTCAGATGGAAATTCACAAGTAGTAGATTGTATCCTTTTGGTATAGTTATATGTATGATAATAGTTTTGAACTTATGAATTTAATTGTATTCTAAAGAGTTCAATATCTTTGCCAAAAATGAATGTGAAGGTACCATAGTGCCTTCTGggtataaatttaaacaaatttatttttccttttaaaatttcttCACGATTTAAAGGTCAGATGTTATATGTAAAATCTAATGTTAATTTGATAATGCCTGTGATGCGATCATTGGTTGAAGAGAAATGCTAGGAGCACACTCTCctttattggttgaaatttattgaaaatgaaaaaatttggtGGGTCTCAGATCATATTTGAAGGAGTGTGTTCCTAGCACTCCTCTTAGTGGATATGTTTCTTCCCTAAACATTGTTTAAACTCATTTTGCAAAAGTGTTTATTCACTCGAGTGTGATACTTGCTGTTAACATGCCAGATAGAATGGTTAGTGAGAAATGAACTTGGTAAGAGGCTTTGAATGTTGTACCAAAGAGTGGAAGTTGACAAATCAGATGACTTAGGTAGCaattttgtgatattttgtTGTGCTCCTCTATAGAT
The Glycine max cultivar Williams 82 chromosome 16, Glycine_max_v4.0, whole genome shotgun sequence genome window above contains:
- the LOC100792251 gene encoding thiosulfate sulfurtransferase 18 isoform X2, which translates into the protein MYISGPEVVTVDVHATKDLIQTSHVYLDVRTVEEFQKGHVDAEKIINIPYMFNTPEGRVKNPEFLKEVSSACKKEDHIIVGCQSGVRSLYATADLLTEGFKDVSNMGGGYMDWVKKEFPVKAPLELVKNEVPVKTPLELVKNEFPVNPPIVG
- the LOC100792251 gene encoding thiosulfate sulfurtransferase 18 isoform X1; this encodes MGSIGIESSGPEVVTVDVHATKDLIQTSHVYLDVRTVEEFQKGHVDAEKIINIPYMFNTPEGRVKNPEFLKEVSSACKKEDHIIVGCQSGVRSLYATADLLTEGFKDVSNMGGGYMDWVKKEFPVKAPLELVKNEVPVKTPLELVKNEFPVNPPIVG